A single Streptomyces mirabilis DNA region contains:
- a CDS encoding lysylphosphatidylglycerol synthase transmembrane domain-containing protein — translation MSERPGINLPSVAAGGAQAAAAPLIDAPPPRDVRRAADLSRLLVSSALLVVTVLPAVATRASTRRMQQGLLDAATALAPGLRDGLVGTVQVVAVVAPVLALGVLVARRRGDAILRVVPAAALGALVAWSVTHLALMRGRPDLWPQVLVGRGGLVHAGWPSAVYLAACAAAVVAAGPWLDTRLRRTWWTLTVVCAGLSVAAAAVVPLEAAAALAVGGVAGSAVLLLAGGPAERPAPQVVADAVVACGIPLAALRETPSPDRRPGEGVRYAAETTTGARLAVQVLGPEDRNRDLFHRLARLTMLRHPADTAALSPLAAVEHELLMLVFAGRTGARVAEPVIAYPVPGGGALLVTVERAARPLSAFPGEEMTDQVLTGVWTSVARLQEHRLAHRALRPEHILVEPDDASRLTAFARAQLGARPDALGSDIAELLATTSTHVGAHRATQCALAGLGPRLLATALPYLQPLALLGPARREVARYDQARARAAGTGAKRRTVRPGGRPSLLRDLSAEVVGATGAEPAPLAHLARFTWKSVFGLVGAFLVLHLALPQFANAPAVLTALRDANWWWVLAVLPVTFVSQAFSTSLQMGTIPARLPFGPTYEVQFASSFLNRITPSNVGGMALNLRYLQKTGIETGAATASVGLQSLAGAVSNAVVAAGFFAWTGRHHAGVHLHLPAGRYVLPAVALTLAAGCLLGVTPPGRRFLREKVWPFLHAATSTVTGIASDPAKLALLVAGALGLPLIQVVGLALSVHAFGGDLPFAQVGAVYMAARLVANAAPVPGGLGALEAGLIAGLTALGLAAGAATSAVLVYRLLTFWLNVPLGALALGFVQRKGYV, via the coding sequence GTGAGTGAGCGCCCTGGCATCAACCTGCCCTCCGTCGCCGCTGGGGGTGCGCAGGCCGCGGCGGCGCCGTTGATCGATGCTCCGCCGCCGCGCGACGTGCGCCGGGCCGCCGATCTGTCGCGACTGCTGGTGTCCAGCGCACTTCTGGTGGTGACGGTGCTGCCCGCCGTCGCGACGCGCGCGTCCACCCGGAGGATGCAGCAGGGGCTGCTCGACGCGGCGACCGCGCTAGCGCCCGGCCTGCGGGACGGTCTCGTCGGGACGGTGCAAGTGGTCGCCGTGGTCGCGCCGGTACTGGCCCTCGGGGTACTGGTCGCCCGGCGGCGGGGCGACGCGATCCTGCGGGTGGTGCCCGCGGCGGCGCTTGGCGCGCTGGTCGCGTGGTCGGTCACCCACCTGGCCCTGATGCGCGGCAGACCGGACCTGTGGCCCCAGGTGCTGGTGGGGCGGGGCGGGCTGGTGCACGCCGGCTGGCCATCGGCGGTGTACCTGGCCGCCTGCGCGGCGGCGGTCGTCGCGGCGGGCCCTTGGCTGGACACGCGTCTGCGGCGGACGTGGTGGACGCTGACCGTCGTGTGCGCCGGGCTGAGCGTCGCGGCCGCCGCCGTCGTGCCACTGGAGGCGGCCGCCGCGCTCGCCGTGGGAGGCGTGGCCGGATCGGCCGTGCTGCTGCTGGCCGGAGGCCCGGCGGAGCGGCCGGCCCCGCAGGTGGTCGCCGACGCAGTCGTCGCGTGCGGGATCCCGCTCGCCGCGCTGCGTGAGACGCCGTCACCCGATCGGCGCCCCGGGGAAGGGGTCCGCTACGCCGCCGAGACCACCACCGGTGCGCGGCTCGCGGTACAGGTGCTCGGCCCCGAGGACCGCAACCGCGATCTCTTCCACCGGCTCGCCCGGCTCACGATGCTGCGCCACCCCGCCGACACGGCCGCGCTCTCCCCGCTCGCCGCGGTCGAGCACGAACTCCTCATGCTCGTGTTCGCAGGCCGTACAGGCGCCCGGGTGGCTGAGCCGGTGATCGCGTACCCGGTGCCCGGGGGCGGCGCACTTCTGGTGACGGTCGAGCGCGCTGCCCGTCCGCTGTCCGCGTTCCCGGGCGAGGAGATGACCGACCAGGTGCTCACCGGGGTGTGGACGTCCGTGGCCCGCCTCCAGGAGCACCGACTGGCGCACCGGGCATTGCGCCCGGAGCACATCCTCGTCGAGCCGGACGATGCGTCCCGGCTCACCGCGTTCGCACGCGCCCAGCTGGGCGCCAGGCCCGACGCGCTCGGCAGCGACATCGCCGAGTTGCTGGCCACCACCTCGACACACGTCGGGGCGCACCGCGCCACCCAGTGTGCGCTGGCCGGCCTCGGCCCGCGGCTGCTGGCGACAGCCCTGCCCTATCTGCAGCCGCTCGCGCTGCTCGGCCCCGCACGGCGCGAGGTCGCACGGTACGACCAGGCCCGCGCGCGGGCGGCGGGGACGGGCGCCAAGCGGCGCACGGTGCGCCCCGGCGGCCGGCCGAGCCTGCTGCGCGACCTCTCCGCCGAGGTCGTGGGGGCGACCGGTGCCGAGCCGGCTCCACTCGCGCACCTCGCGCGCTTCACCTGGAAGAGCGTCTTCGGCCTGGTCGGCGCGTTCCTTGTCCTCCACCTGGCGCTTCCGCAGTTCGCGAACGCCCCGGCGGTGCTCACCGCGTTGCGCGACGCCAACTGGTGGTGGGTGCTCGCCGTACTGCCCGTCACCTTCGTCTCCCAGGCGTTCTCAACCTCCCTGCAAATGGGCACCATTCCGGCCAGGCTGCCGTTCGGCCCCACGTACGAGGTGCAGTTCGCCAGCTCGTTCCTGAACCGGATCACCCCGAGCAACGTCGGCGGCATGGCGCTCAACCTGCGCTATCTGCAGAAGACGGGGATCGAGACCGGGGCCGCCACGGCCTCCGTCGGGCTGCAGAGCCTGGCCGGCGCCGTGTCCAACGCCGTGGTCGCCGCCGGGTTCTTCGCCTGGACCGGACGGCACCACGCCGGAGTGCACCTGCACTTGCCCGCAGGCCGGTATGTGCTGCCGGCCGTCGCGCTGACCCTCGCGGCCGGGTGTCTGCTCGGTGTCACCCCACCCGGCCGGCGCTTCCTGCGCGAGAAGGTGTGGCCGTTCCTGCACGCGGCGACGTCGACCGTGACCGGGATCGCGTCCGACCCCGCCAAGCTGGCCCTCCTCGTCGCCGGCGCGCTCGGTCTGCCCCTCATCCAGGTCGTCGGACTCGCGCTGAGCGTGCACGCGTTCGGCGGCGATCTCCCCTTCGCCCAGGTTGGCGCCGTCTACATGGCGGCACGCCTCGTAGCCAACGCGGCTCCCGTCCCCGGCGGACTGGGTGCCCTCGAAGCCGGCCTCATCGCAGGTCTGACCGCGCTCGGCTTGGCGGCCGGCGCAGCCACCTCGGCGGTCCTCGTCTACCGGCTGCTCACGTTCTGGCTGAACGTGCCGCTGGGCGCCCTGGCCCTGGGCTTCGTGCAGCGCAAGGGCTACGTCTGA
- a CDS encoding DUF6417 family protein: protein MSVLEALRERGQAAGHGWTLDTELLPPHQQQVNALENQGLSELACLEDRAELSALEGRPVRWAARLTPYGHDTLPYGQSRPRAEPSPGEAGADRHLVELIPSQMTAPRVIVGLTHQLRVPEAPDVQWQIDMLLGFPVGEILESPDKDDYSSTHSLLPSV from the coding sequence GTGTCGGTGCTGGAGGCGCTGCGCGAGCGCGGGCAGGCGGCCGGGCACGGCTGGACGCTGGACACTGAGCTCCTCCCACCGCACCAGCAGCAGGTGAACGCCCTGGAGAACCAGGGTCTGTCGGAGCTTGCCTGCCTGGAGGACCGCGCGGAGCTGTCAGCTCTGGAAGGGCGGCCCGTACGGTGGGCGGCCCGCCTGACGCCGTACGGCCACGACACCCTTCCCTACGGCCAGTCCCGCCCCCGGGCCGAGCCCTCGCCCGGTGAGGCGGGCGCGGACCGGCATCTGGTGGAACTGATTCCCTCGCAGATGACGGCCCCGCGGGTGATTGTCGGCCTCACCCACCAGCTCCGGGTGCCGGAAGCGCCCGACGTGCAGTGGCAGATCGACATGCTGCTCGGCTTCCCCGTCGGGGAGATCCTCGAGAGCCCCGACAAGGACGATTACAGCAGTACGCACTCGCTGCTGCCGTCGGTGTGA
- a CDS encoding TetR/AcrR family transcriptional regulator — protein sequence MSIDRRGGADSRTPNHAPNRLDRRKARTRAALVAAAQRFLAEQGRADVSIQEITEAADVGFGSFYNHFTSKDELFEAAVALTLEQHGTLLDSVVGGLKDPAEIFAASVRLTGRLQRTHPQIARILVRTGMPYLTSDSGLAPQAMRDLQAAADNGRLDIDDARTAVAMAGGALLGVLHLLETSPDLDAERVTDQLAFRLLCMFGMTRAEAQEIATRPLPSLPAT from the coding sequence ATGAGTATCGACCGACGGGGCGGGGCCGACAGCCGGACGCCCAACCACGCGCCAAATCGCCTGGATCGGCGCAAGGCGCGCACGCGAGCCGCGCTAGTCGCCGCCGCGCAGCGGTTTCTCGCCGAGCAGGGGCGGGCCGACGTGAGCATCCAGGAGATCACCGAGGCGGCGGACGTCGGCTTCGGTTCCTTCTACAACCACTTCACCAGCAAGGACGAGCTGTTCGAAGCCGCCGTCGCCCTCACTCTGGAGCAACACGGCACACTTCTGGACTCCGTCGTGGGAGGCCTGAAGGACCCGGCGGAGATCTTCGCCGCCAGCGTCCGTCTGACCGGCCGCCTGCAGCGCACCCACCCGCAAATCGCCAGAATCCTCGTGCGCACCGGCATGCCCTACCTGACCTCCGACAGCGGCCTGGCCCCGCAAGCGATGCGGGACCTGCAGGCGGCCGCCGACAACGGACGGCTGGACATCGACGACGCACGCACCGCGGTCGCCATGGCCGGCGGCGCCCTGCTCGGCGTGCTCCACCTCTTGGAGACCAGCCCCGACCTCGATGCCGAGCGCGTCACCGACCAACTGGCCTTCCGTCTCCTGTGCATGTTCGGCATGACGCGCGCCGAAGCACAGGAGATCGCCACCCGGCCCCTGCCCTCGCTGCCCGCGACCTGA
- a CDS encoding fumarylacetoacetate hydrolase family protein translates to MSIQVVRTTDGWWVESGRGRLHRVDTDADTTGGLLADRLAVQEAAGRAAADPDAGLSAGEAELLSPVTTPCRVVAQMVNYRSHAVDSGFDPDTVPPAFFRKASGSVSGPYEDIVRPQHVRFLDYEVELGLVMGANLPVGTEVTDSTLAEYVAALVVADDVSARDVQLPKTQFYESKSYPTFTPLGPRLLLVDADDLARLPDLRLTLKVNGATRQDRTTTDMIVRPAKALTLLARFQTLQPGDVLLTGTPGGTALKSPGKLLATLAALLPPHKRWQKFFARQQANPDYLKDGDVVTARIATDDGVLDLGEQRTVVRAR, encoded by the coding sequence ATGAGTATCCAGGTCGTCCGCACCACAGACGGCTGGTGGGTGGAGAGCGGCAGAGGACGGCTGCACCGCGTGGACACCGATGCGGACACCACCGGCGGCCTGCTCGCCGACCGCTTGGCCGTGCAGGAGGCGGCCGGCCGCGCTGCGGCCGACCCCGACGCGGGGCTTTCCGCTGGAGAAGCCGAGCTGCTGTCGCCCGTCACCACCCCCTGCCGGGTGGTGGCGCAGATGGTCAACTACCGTTCCCACGCGGTGGACTCCGGATTCGACCCGGACACCGTCCCGCCCGCCTTCTTCCGCAAGGCCTCCGGGTCCGTCAGCGGGCCCTACGAGGACATCGTGCGTCCACAGCACGTGCGCTTCCTGGACTACGAGGTGGAGCTCGGGCTGGTGATGGGCGCAAACCTGCCGGTCGGCACCGAGGTCACCGACTCCACCCTCGCGGAGTATGTCGCCGCGCTGGTCGTCGCCGACGACGTCAGCGCCCGCGACGTGCAGCTGCCCAAGACGCAGTTCTACGAGTCCAAGTCGTATCCGACCTTCACCCCGCTGGGCCCCCGGCTGCTCCTGGTCGACGCCGACGACCTGGCCCGCCTGCCGGACCTGCGGCTCACGCTGAAGGTCAACGGGGCCACCCGGCAGGACCGCACCACCACGGACATGATCGTCCGGCCCGCGAAGGCGCTCACCCTGCTGGCCCGCTTCCAGACCCTGCAGCCCGGTGACGTCCTGCTCACCGGAACACCTGGCGGCACCGCGCTGAAGTCACCGGGGAAGCTCCTGGCCACGCTCGCCGCCCTGCTGCCCCCGCACAAGCGCTGGCAGAAGTTCTTCGCCCGCCAGCAGGCGAACCCCGACTACCTCAAGGACGGCGACGTCGTCACGGCCCGCATTGCGACCGACGACGGCGTACTCGACCTCGGCGAGCAGCGCACGGTGGTGCGCGCCCGCTGA